One region of Bacillus pumilus genomic DNA includes:
- a CDS encoding YwdI family protein, whose product MNIHISSLLQKMEEAVQKAKQSENDEEVKRQVAAISSLCDVILDAPSQVQMPQTPVISPPSSIQTPPAPPVSSDQAMLEKLMGASGAKKFQHQEEVQKEKDGNGDSIFDF is encoded by the coding sequence TTGAATATTCATATATCAAGCCTGCTTCAAAAAATGGAGGAAGCGGTTCAAAAGGCGAAACAAAGTGAAAATGATGAAGAGGTGAAACGCCAAGTGGCGGCGATTTCTTCACTATGTGATGTCATTCTCGATGCACCATCACAGGTGCAAATGCCGCAAACGCCGGTTATCTCGCCACCTTCTTCGATACAGACACCGCCCGCGCCGCCCGTATCCTCAGATCAAGCCATGCTTGAGAAACTGATGGGTGCGAGTGGTGCGAAGAAATTTCAGCATCAAGAAGAGGTGCAAAAAGAGAAGGATGGGAACGGCGACTCTATCTTTGATTTTTAA
- a CDS encoding glycosyltransferase family 2 protein, translated as MKISLLIVTHNRLSALCELLESITRQTVQPFEIVVVNDAGERVEIIQELYPELPIRLIHLDENVQHVNARNVGVRELTGDVIMLSDDDDYFTPCHIERMSKALEDADFVFSDAEIVSFEEKGATRFPVSRRLFAYTAAIEDMRVFSTYVPSGSMYKRCIHDEIGYFDPAMHHYWDWDFFLRVSQHARIKRVPAASVIYAFFDGGGNQSSDLGETRKNYLDDLSEKHGLGDLPTANFAVLLEEPAMKKRESESEIVWDGKPMISRLTQQTQGGEPQ; from the coding sequence ATGAAGATTTCCTTATTAATTGTGACACATAACCGGCTCAGCGCACTGTGTGAGCTGCTTGAATCTATTACGAGACAAACCGTACAGCCTTTTGAAATTGTGGTTGTGAATGATGCAGGAGAGCGCGTCGAGATCATTCAGGAACTCTACCCCGAACTTCCGATCCGCTTGATCCATTTAGATGAGAACGTCCAGCATGTGAATGCTAGAAACGTGGGGGTGCGGGAGCTGACTGGCGATGTCATCATGCTGAGTGACGACGATGATTACTTTACACCTTGTCATATTGAACGTATGAGTAAGGCGCTGGAGGACGCCGATTTTGTCTTTTCTGATGCAGAAATTGTGTCATTTGAAGAAAAAGGCGCGACCCGCTTCCCGGTGTCAAGACGTTTGTTTGCGTATACAGCTGCTATTGAGGATATGCGTGTCTTTTCTACATATGTTCCTTCCGGCAGTATGTATAAACGCTGTATACACGATGAGATTGGCTATTTTGATCCAGCGATGCATCATTATTGGGACTGGGACTTCTTTTTGCGTGTATCACAGCATGCCCGGATCAAACGAGTGCCAGCTGCCAGCGTGATCTATGCGTTTTTTGACGGCGGAGGGAATCAGTCTAGTGATCTTGGTGAGACAAGGAAGAACTACTTAGATGATCTAAGTGAAAAGCATGGGCTGGGTGACCTTCCGACAGCGAACTTTGCTGTCTTATTAGAAGAACCAGCAATGAAAAAACGAGAATCAGAGAGTGAGATTGTGTGGGATGGAAAACCGATGATCTCAAGACTAACGCAGCAGACACAAGGAGGAGAACCCCAATGA
- a CDS encoding aldehyde dehydrogenase has translation MDKLTTLFQKQKVFQKPPVEERIRLLKDLKAAIKQHEKDILQALAHDLHKSEQEAYTTEIGMVYEEINHTIKHLHKWAKPTRVKTPLTHIGSKSMIMKEPYGNVLIIAPWNYPFQLALSPLVGAIAAGNAVILKPSELTPQVSEVISAMVEPVFQEDHVAVVEGGVDVSTELLKLPFDYIFFTGSVAVGKVVMEAAAKHLTPVTLELGGKSPCIVTPDADIKLAAKRITFGKFTNAGQTCIAPDYLLVHESIKDDLLREMTACIRDFYGEQPETHPHFGKNVSQRHFDRLSQFLSNGTIVTGGQRNENELKIAPTILDHITWEDPVMQEEIFGPILPVMTFDSLHEAAHMIKTRPKPLALYLFTTSKETEAYILDHLSFGGGCINDTLMHVATPYLPFGGVGESGMGRYHGKESFFTFTHEKSVLRQTNRFDFSFRYPNAKNGLDLVRKFLK, from the coding sequence ATGGACAAACTCACTACTCTTTTTCAGAAACAAAAAGTCTTTCAAAAGCCGCCGGTGGAAGAACGCATCCGTCTTCTTAAAGACTTAAAAGCAGCCATCAAACAGCATGAGAAGGATATTTTACAAGCCTTGGCCCATGATTTACATAAATCCGAACAGGAGGCCTACACAACAGAGATCGGGATGGTGTATGAGGAAATCAATCATACCATCAAGCACCTCCACAAATGGGCAAAGCCAACACGCGTGAAAACGCCCCTCACTCATATCGGGTCGAAAAGCATGATTATGAAGGAACCTTATGGCAATGTGCTCATCATTGCCCCTTGGAACTATCCTTTCCAATTGGCCCTTTCTCCATTAGTTGGTGCCATTGCTGCGGGTAATGCCGTTATTTTAAAACCGTCTGAGCTGACGCCGCAAGTTTCAGAAGTAATCAGTGCAATGGTCGAACCTGTATTTCAAGAAGACCATGTAGCTGTCGTAGAAGGCGGTGTAGATGTGAGTACAGAGCTGTTGAAACTGCCCTTTGATTATATCTTCTTTACAGGAAGTGTGGCAGTTGGCAAAGTCGTCATGGAAGCCGCCGCAAAGCATTTGACCCCTGTCACACTTGAGCTTGGCGGAAAAAGCCCTTGCATCGTCACGCCTGATGCAGATATCAAATTAGCGGCAAAGCGAATCACGTTCGGCAAATTTACCAATGCTGGCCAAACGTGTATTGCACCAGACTATTTGCTTGTTCATGAATCCATTAAAGACGATCTTTTGCGGGAAATGACAGCCTGTATCCGTGACTTTTATGGCGAACAACCGGAAACACATCCGCACTTTGGGAAAAATGTCAGCCAGCGTCATTTTGACAGGCTCTCACAATTTCTCTCAAATGGAACGATCGTTACAGGTGGACAGCGCAACGAAAACGAGCTCAAAATTGCACCAACCATATTAGACCACATCACATGGGAAGATCCTGTCATGCAGGAGGAAATTTTCGGACCGATTCTGCCTGTCATGACCTTCGATTCTCTGCACGAGGCAGCTCATATGATCAAAACAAGACCGAAGCCGCTTGCGCTTTACTTATTTACAACAAGTAAAGAAACAGAAGCCTATATTCTAGACCATCTCTCATTTGGCGGAGGATGTATCAATGACACGCTCATGCATGTCGCTACTCCTTACCTGCCATTCGGAGGCGTGGGTGAAAGCGGCATGGGACGATATCACGGGAAAGAAAGCTTCTTTACGTTTACGCATGAAAAAAGCGTCCTGCGCCAAACCAATCGCTTCGATTTTTCCTTCCGTTATCCAAATGCGAAAAACGGACTCGACTTGGTTCGTAAATTTTTAAAATAA
- a CDS encoding uracil-DNA glycosylase has product MKPFLNDSWWAVMKSEFEQPYYQELREWMKEEYRTQIVFPKPDDVYRALHLTSYEAVKVVILGQDPYHGPGQAHGLSFSVQPGVKHPPSLRNIFQELKDDLGCPVPNHGSLVSWAEQGVLLLNTVLTVRKGEANSHKGKGWERVTDRVIDVLNERDQPVVFVLWGRHAQNKKERIDQNKHYIIESPHPSPFSARNGFFGSRPFSKVNAYLKQMGIEEINWCIQDIE; this is encoded by the coding sequence ATGAAGCCATTTTTAAATGATAGCTGGTGGGCTGTGATGAAAAGTGAATTTGAACAGCCATATTATCAGGAATTACGTGAATGGATGAAGGAAGAATATCGCACGCAGATCGTTTTTCCGAAACCAGATGACGTTTATCGTGCGCTTCATTTGACGTCATATGAAGCGGTCAAAGTGGTGATTTTGGGACAAGACCCTTATCATGGTCCAGGTCAGGCACATGGATTAAGCTTTTCTGTTCAGCCTGGTGTGAAGCATCCGCCATCGTTGAGAAATATTTTTCAGGAGCTAAAGGATGATCTTGGCTGTCCTGTTCCAAATCACGGCTCACTTGTGAGCTGGGCAGAGCAAGGTGTGCTGCTCTTAAACACTGTGCTAACCGTGAGAAAGGGCGAGGCGAACTCGCATAAAGGCAAAGGCTGGGAACGTGTGACAGACCGCGTGATTGATGTGCTGAATGAACGTGATCAGCCCGTCGTTTTTGTGCTGTGGGGAAGACATGCTCAAAATAAGAAAGAACGCATTGATCAAAACAAGCATTACATCATTGAGTCACCTCATCCAAGTCCTTTTTCTGCAAGAAACGGCTTTTTTGGCAGTCGTCCGTTTTCAAAGGTAAACGCGTATTTAAAGCAAATGGGGATCGAAGAAATCAACTGGTGTATCCAAGATATTGAGTAA
- a CDS encoding general stress protein — protein sequence MEYFTVENSKEAKQTIEQIRSAKDDIFVFAYDPERSDTVTEHTNAKSMTAVDQGILDQIANVIRTRDDELMAKMMSVGADQELALTLLDELKKGKLVICKR from the coding sequence ATGGAATATTTCACAGTAGAAAATAGCAAAGAAGCGAAGCAGACCATTGAACAAATACGCTCAGCAAAAGATGATATTTTTGTTTTTGCATACGATCCAGAACGCTCTGATACCGTCACAGAGCATACGAATGCCAAAAGCATGACAGCGGTCGATCAAGGGATTTTAGATCAAATTGCCAATGTCATCCGCACTCGGGATGACGAGCTCATGGCCAAAATGATGTCAGTTGGCGCCGATCAGGAATTAGCTTTAACTCTTTTAGACGAACTGAAAAAGGGGAAATTGGTGATTTGTAAAAGGTAA
- a CDS encoding bifunctional hydroxymethylpyrimidine kinase/phosphomethylpyrimidine kinase: protein MSMNKALTIAGSDSSGGAGIQADLKTFQEKNVYGMTALTVVVAMDPHNHWDHQVFPIDTATIRAQLSTIVEGIGVDALKTGMLPTVDVIELAADTIKTYDLKNVVIDPVMVCKGANEVLYPEHAEALREKLTPLATVITPNLFEAGQLSGIGEIKTIEQMEEAAKRIHELGAKYVVITGGGKLSADKAIDLLYDGQTFERLETEKIDTEYTHGAGCTFSAAVTAELANGSDVKEAIYAAKEFITAAIKGSFQLNEYIGPTKHSAHRFDR, encoded by the coding sequence ATGTCTATGAATAAAGCACTCACCATCGCAGGCTCGGATTCAAGCGGCGGTGCAGGTATCCAAGCAGATTTAAAAACGTTTCAAGAAAAAAACGTCTACGGGATGACAGCTTTAACCGTTGTCGTTGCAATGGACCCTCATAACCATTGGGATCATCAGGTGTTTCCAATTGATACGGCGACGATTCGTGCGCAGCTCTCTACCATTGTAGAAGGTATTGGGGTAGATGCGCTGAAAACGGGTATGCTCCCAACGGTCGACGTGATCGAACTTGCAGCTGACACCATCAAAACATACGACCTAAAAAATGTCGTCATTGATCCTGTTATGGTTTGTAAGGGTGCGAACGAAGTCCTTTATCCAGAGCACGCGGAAGCACTGCGCGAAAAGCTTACGCCACTGGCAACCGTCATCACGCCTAACCTTTTCGAAGCAGGTCAATTAAGCGGAATCGGTGAGATCAAAACGATCGAACAAATGGAAGAAGCAGCAAAACGCATTCACGAACTTGGTGCCAAGTATGTGGTCATCACTGGAGGCGGTAAGCTAAGCGCAGATAAAGCGATCGATTTGCTTTATGATGGACAAACCTTCGAACGACTTGAAACAGAGAAGATCGACACAGAATACACACACGGCGCAGGCTGCACATTCTCAGCAGCAGTCACAGCTGAACTGGCAAACGGCTCAGACGTGAAAGAAGCCATTTATGCAGCAAAAGAATTCATCACAGCTGCCATCAAAGGCTCTTTCCAACTAAACGAATACATCGGACCAACAAAGCACTCTGCTCATCGTTTTGACAGATAA
- a CDS encoding chitobiase/beta-hexosaminidase C-terminal domain-containing protein — MNHTTKKCLITFIIVLFSMSFLFPSVSSARNHTSYFASTASVPSGQYYRSQEVALHSHVQKASLYYTTDGSQPTTQSQLYKKPIHIETDTTLKVSAYKKNHRLSTSTYNYRFVTREDIASSFLSFEYQGMPYRLYIPKNRKRGKAYPLVLFLHGGGERGTDNQKQLLANDGAVLWASPEVQKKHPSYVLAPQARNAVDGGFALTRNLQNEIDLTNVFQFSPDLHKAYDVLQHVLTSYQIDQKRIYATGLSQGGFGTYQLNITYPRLFAAMIPIAGGADPSKAGILAHKPIWAFHAEDDSIIPISYARNTIQAIQKAGGQPLYTEYASKYGYDHASWTPAYETPGLTDWLFAQRRSFR; from the coding sequence ATGAACCATACAACCAAGAAATGCCTGATCACCTTTATCATTGTCCTATTTTCTATGAGTTTTCTTTTTCCTTCCGTTTCTTCTGCCCGAAATCATACGTCGTATTTTGCATCAACTGCTTCAGTCCCATCTGGTCAATATTATCGTTCACAAGAGGTAGCTCTGCATTCTCACGTTCAAAAAGCTTCTCTTTATTACACAACAGATGGCAGCCAGCCGACAACTCAAAGTCAGTTATACAAAAAGCCCATTCATATAGAAACTGATACGACTTTAAAAGTAAGCGCTTACAAGAAAAACCACCGCCTTTCCACGTCTACGTACAATTATCGCTTTGTCACACGAGAGGACATTGCATCATCTTTTTTATCTTTCGAATACCAAGGAATGCCTTATCGGCTGTATATTCCAAAAAACCGTAAGAGGGGTAAAGCCTATCCTCTAGTCCTGTTCTTACATGGAGGCGGGGAGAGGGGAACAGACAATCAAAAGCAGTTACTTGCGAATGATGGTGCAGTTTTATGGGCTTCCCCTGAAGTTCAAAAGAAACATCCTTCGTACGTACTAGCACCTCAGGCGCGAAATGCTGTCGATGGAGGCTTTGCATTAACAAGAAATTTGCAAAATGAAATCGATCTGACAAACGTGTTTCAATTTTCACCAGATTTACACAAAGCTTATGATGTCCTTCAGCATGTGTTAACTTCTTATCAGATTGATCAGAAAAGAATTTATGCGACGGGTTTATCACAAGGTGGATTTGGCACGTACCAGTTGAACATCACATATCCTCGTTTGTTTGCAGCGATGATTCCTATTGCGGGGGGTGCAGATCCAAGCAAGGCAGGAATTTTAGCACACAAGCCAATATGGGCATTTCATGCAGAAGATGATTCCATCATCCCTATCAGCTATGCGAGAAATACAATTCAAGCTATTCAAAAAGCTGGTGGCCAGCCGCTTTATACGGAGTACGCAAGCAAGTATGGATATGACCATGCATCATGGACGCCTGCTTATGAGACACCAGGCTTAACAGATTGGCTGTTTGCACAGAGACGCAGCTTTCGATAA